From a region of the Thiomicrorhabdus sp. genome:
- the tsaE gene encoding tRNA (adenosine(37)-N6)-threonylcarbamoyltransferase complex ATPase subunit type 1 TsaE, whose product MSIEIKLLNESESIDFAREMACLVEKNGDFKDGLMVYLYGDLGAGKSFFSRAFVQYFIPGQKVKSPTYTIVESYNYSINTIHHLDLYRLCDPEELEYLAIRDLLKKNYVALIEWPQKGAPILPKADVELEFVYQDEGRKVVVKGVSDKGRLLEQQIMATN is encoded by the coding sequence ATGAGTATAGAGATAAAACTACTTAATGAATCTGAAAGTATTGATTTTGCAAGGGAAATGGCATGTCTGGTAGAAAAGAATGGTGATTTTAAAGATGGGTTAATGGTCTATTTATATGGTGATTTGGGTGCTGGAAAGTCATTTTTTTCACGTGCTTTTGTACAGTATTTTATACCAGGTCAAAAAGTCAAAAGTCCAACCTATACGATAGTTGAAAGTTACAATTATTCTATAAATACGATACATCATCTTGATTTATATAGACTTTGCGATCCAGAAGAGTTAGAGTATTTAGCTATAAGGGATTTGCTGAAGAAAAATTATGTGGCTTTAATTGAGTGGCCACAAAAAGGAGCCCCGATTTTACCTAAAGCTGACGTTGAGTTAGAGTTTGTTTACCAGGACGAAGGTAGAAAGGTTGTGGTCAAAGGGGTTTCAGATAAAGGCAGGTTGCTAGAACAGCAGATAATGGCTACAAACTAG
- the queG gene encoding tRNA epoxyqueuosine(34) reductase QueG, with protein sequence MKPAQICNNLSNMTPETLVSQIKQWGKELGFADIGISDIQLSAYEADYFNWIGENFHGEMAYMERHGTKRTRPNELEPGTTAIISVRMNYFDSNSSHATQQLHSTDKAYISRYALGKDYHKLMRKRLQALANKIDDVTENFQYRAFSDSAPVLERPIAEKAGLGFIGKNSLIIHPRAGSWFFLGEIYTNLNLPVDAPFTKQGCGPCNACIVECPTQAIVDNAVVDARRCISYLTIEFTGSIPTEFRALMGNRIYGCDDCQLVCPWNKFTEPTNESAFKTLNDMDSATLLELWEWTETEFMKRFEGSAIRRIGYAQWNRNLAVAIGNMQSTQQNTNLAITALQNKRGLISSLVDEHIDWALEQLSKYNFTRPGNLAEQDLDLNQIEPTQIELNQQKQDANLKSLNSIKPFIAKKYYLPKH encoded by the coding sequence ATGAAACCAGCTCAAATTTGCAACAATTTATCCAATATGACTCCCGAAACGCTTGTCTCACAAATTAAACAGTGGGGAAAAGAACTTGGTTTTGCAGATATTGGTATCTCTGATATTCAGCTATCAGCTTATGAGGCCGATTATTTTAACTGGATAGGTGAAAATTTTCATGGCGAAATGGCTTATATGGAGCGGCACGGAACAAAACGTACTCGCCCAAACGAACTAGAGCCGGGTACAACCGCCATTATTAGTGTACGCATGAACTATTTTGACTCTAATTCTAGTCATGCTACTCAGCAACTGCATTCCACCGATAAGGCTTATATATCACGTTATGCATTAGGTAAAGATTATCACAAACTCATGCGTAAACGTTTGCAGGCTTTAGCCAATAAAATTGATGACGTTACTGAAAACTTTCAATATCGGGCTTTTTCAGATAGTGCTCCCGTACTTGAAAGGCCGATTGCTGAAAAAGCGGGGCTTGGTTTTATTGGTAAAAACAGTTTGATTATTCATCCTAGAGCTGGATCTTGGTTCTTTTTAGGTGAAATATACACCAACCTTAATTTACCAGTTGATGCCCCTTTTACCAAACAAGGTTGCGGACCGTGCAACGCGTGTATTGTAGAGTGTCCAACCCAAGCAATCGTTGATAATGCGGTTGTTGATGCTAGGCGTTGTATTTCTTATTTAACGATTGAGTTTACAGGTTCAATTCCAACCGAGTTCAGAGCGTTGATGGGTAACCGTATTTATGGTTGTGATGATTGCCAACTTGTTTGTCCGTGGAATAAATTTACCGAACCAACAAATGAATCTGCGTTCAAAACCCTGAATGACATGGATTCTGCTACACTTTTAGAACTTTGGGAGTGGACCGAAACCGAATTTATGAAACGTTTTGAAGGTTCAGCAATTCGCCGTATTGGTTATGCACAGTGGAATCGTAATTTAGCGGTTGCTATTGGCAATATGCAAAGTACGCAGCAAAATACAAATCTAGCCATCACTGCATTACAAAACAAACGAGGGTTAATCAGTTCTTTAGTAGATGAGCATATTGATTGGGCTTTAGAACAATTATCAAAATATAATTTTACCAGGCCTGGTAATTTAGCTGAACAAGACCTTGATCTAAATCAAATTGAACCAACACAAATAGAATTGAATCAACAAAAACAAGATGCAAACTTAAAGAGCTTGAATTCAATAAAGCCCTTTATTGCAAAAAAATACTACTTACCTAAACATTAA
- a CDS encoding anti-phage deoxyguanosine triphosphatase, with translation MDSIETQLWTQRYSDYLQSLPSRPARIVYQRDRARVIHSASFRRLQAKTQIFGLSESDFYRTRLTHSMEVAQIGSGLVEQLITIGMNENGKDADYMEWLPSFYLIEAICLAHDLGHPPYGHGGEVALNYMMRHYGGFEGNAQTLRILAQLGEYTAKNGLDLSRRTALGVMKYPAIYNDVIASNTTYLAQLQEPQVDDFRTLQMNRWSPPKSLYLEEKALFDWVLAPFSTEDKLRFTQLIDCKGCHRQTQYKALDTTIMELADDIAYGIHDLEDAVAMKMVARELWQAEVMENPSFKKYALWDDSMTDLLFSESSKGRKHAVSKMVGIMVESIFMDENTDFEHPLLRYQARLKEGETAVLELLKNFVFKNVITIPEVKQMEYKGQLIVLELFKSLRANPSALLPSNSFEKYQRAETEQAKQRVISDYIAGMTNTYASRLYAKLFTPTQGSIFDRL, from the coding sequence ATGGATTCAATAGAAACACAGCTGTGGACTCAACGGTATTCAGATTATTTACAATCTTTGCCATCCAGGCCTGCACGTATTGTTTATCAACGTGATAGAGCTAGAGTAATTCATTCAGCTTCGTTTAGGCGTTTACAAGCTAAAACTCAAATATTTGGGTTAAGTGAATCTGATTTTTATCGTACTCGGTTAACGCATTCTATGGAAGTAGCCCAAATTGGATCTGGCCTGGTTGAGCAACTGATTACTATTGGAATGAATGAAAACGGCAAAGATGCTGATTACATGGAATGGTTACCGTCATTTTATTTGATTGAAGCCATCTGTTTAGCACATGATTTGGGACACCCGCCTTATGGTCATGGAGGAGAAGTCGCTTTAAATTATATGATGCGACATTATGGTGGCTTTGAAGGCAATGCTCAAACCTTAAGAATCTTAGCTCAATTGGGTGAATACACCGCTAAAAATGGCTTAGATCTATCGCGCAGAACGGCTTTGGGGGTGATGAAGTATCCTGCGATTTATAATGATGTTATTGCTTCAAACACAACATACCTTGCTCAACTGCAAGAACCTCAAGTCGATGATTTTAGAACCTTGCAGATGAATCGTTGGTCACCACCAAAAAGCTTGTATCTAGAAGAAAAAGCCCTGTTTGATTGGGTTTTGGCTCCATTTTCAACAGAAGATAAATTGCGTTTTACGCAATTAATTGACTGTAAAGGCTGTCATCGTCAAACCCAATATAAAGCACTAGATACTACGATTATGGAGTTAGCCGATGATATTGCTTATGGTATTCACGATTTAGAAGATGCCGTTGCTATGAAGATGGTCGCTCGTGAATTGTGGCAAGCTGAAGTGATGGAAAACCCTTCATTTAAAAAGTACGCTTTATGGGACGATTCAATGACGGATTTATTGTTTAGTGAATCTTCAAAAGGGCGAAAACATGCGGTCAGTAAAATGGTAGGTATTATGGTCGAGTCTATTTTTATGGATGAAAATACCGATTTTGAACACCCATTGTTGCGTTATCAAGCCCGTTTAAAAGAGGGTGAAACGGCGGTTTTGGAGTTGTTAAAAAACTTTGTTTTTAAGAATGTGATTACCATCCCTGAAGTTAAACAAATGGAATACAAAGGCCAGTTAATTGTTTTGGAGTTGTTTAAATCACTTAGAGCAAACCCAAGTGCTTTATTGCCATCTAACTCGTTTGAAAAATATCAAAGAGCTGAGACCGAACAAGCTAAGCAGAGAGTTATTTCAGATTATATTGCTGGGATGACAAATACCTATGCTTCAAGGCTTTACGCTAAATTGTTTACTCCAACTCAGGGTTCAATTTTTGATAGGTTATAG
- a CDS encoding intermembrane phospholipid transport protein YdbH family protein: MPIALLAIVITASLYLINQQLTEQKISNYSWQFDEIKDRSLNFKNIDFTFNNQLDIQLENIHFSSSESDSKNDIFPYLTLSKVEIGIVKINILNSQQNQTKVDTKHSIDKTIENLKRQLQNIQNKPEWFAFLPKKINITSFIVQAPCPQSSCSVKGSADLKIINTHTDIQAQGHLNFHDQEIASPQLETRLLIKIPSNIKSHNVANESNANTSNNAYTGLEYKIDSELKAVNSNANLMQFSQAGKITEKQKLPVLSVHNHFSGLLPGKNNTIDKEWQNIQAIYQNWIGQPLELDHLNQYLPVKTPHVSALESQESANSNSDFASDFEVKTNTTIQLDSLVDSLTSIKTETTIAELLNTIAFSNEIKAQFNAPFPIPSIGSIQGSIKANLAFKNGMIQSYDLDANGFFHRSLPIALFDNQQIKPFQDFKFLASSSQKQVTEIDKLNSLPFKLSINSINSINSKNATDAVAKLQAEGVVQLSKTPELNINSGLLNFSQVNLALTNQKLLNELSGEIQLNGKLDVSNINLQIPKFNVTGVYSDKDQNLVLSKMQINTNNLILNSKPALFLDEIQASAKSINIKADLNYSPKDKQQILMKNIDLVLSNPKLAPKFDAKNPNNTDHVNKLNTKQFTAKYILKTDRVEQQNLQPLAWTLRGKIQSQLPNTLSSINQLNIQGSVSNKAGLVVFHNAFYKPNNLYTDWEIPNIYLLAGNPIQKTFKDWPKLLTLGSGQLKAKGNTQLNLSSLNDNTNLLNILYTKAEIDTKGISGIYNETTLNQVSSKINLSLNHGVLKTEFNNLEIKQINHGLIFGPTVFNGNYQTSIDSWLQGKLKLTQFNTKLFNGQAWLDNQTFDLSQPINSQLHLSQIDIKALLEQYPSAEIKGSGIIHGNLPFSLNLQEQPFFTLDKGAIKAKSPGGLIQYKAAPSIKQTHQSMQFVFTVLEDFHYSVLDSNVTYDANKTLHLTLHLQGKNPNVENGRQVNFNINLEEDLPALITTMQLSNQVSETIKKRIQEKLQQ; this comes from the coding sequence TTGCCAATTGCACTCTTAGCTATTGTCATAACAGCGTCACTCTATTTAATTAATCAGCAACTGACCGAACAAAAAATCAGTAATTACTCCTGGCAGTTTGATGAAATTAAAGATCGTTCGTTAAACTTTAAAAACATTGATTTCACCTTTAATAACCAACTCGATATCCAACTAGAAAACATTCATTTCTCTTCAAGTGAATCAGACTCTAAAAACGATATTTTTCCGTATTTGACTTTAAGCAAAGTTGAAATTGGTATTGTTAAAATTAATATTTTAAATTCACAGCAAAATCAAACGAAAGTGGATACTAAGCACTCTATAGATAAAACGATTGAAAACCTTAAACGTCAACTACAAAACATTCAAAACAAACCTGAATGGTTTGCATTCTTGCCTAAAAAAATAAACATTACTTCTTTTATTGTTCAAGCACCCTGCCCACAAAGCTCATGCTCAGTTAAAGGTTCAGCAGACTTAAAGATAATTAATACACATACTGATATTCAGGCACAAGGACACCTCAACTTTCATGACCAAGAGATTGCTAGCCCACAGTTAGAAACTCGGCTTTTAATCAAAATACCTAGCAATATAAAAAGCCATAATGTTGCTAATGAAAGCAATGCAAATACTTCAAATAATGCATACACAGGTTTGGAATATAAAATTGATAGTGAGCTAAAGGCCGTTAATAGCAACGCAAATCTCATGCAATTTTCTCAGGCGGGGAAAATTACTGAAAAACAAAAATTACCAGTACTATCAGTACACAACCATTTTTCTGGTTTATTGCCTGGTAAAAATAATACGATTGATAAAGAGTGGCAAAACATCCAAGCCATCTATCAAAACTGGATTGGCCAGCCATTAGAGTTAGATCATCTTAATCAGTATTTGCCGGTAAAGACTCCCCACGTTAGTGCCCTCGAGAGTCAGGAGTCTGCAAATTCAAACTCAGACTTTGCTTCTGATTTTGAAGTAAAAACAAATACAACTATTCAATTAGATTCTTTGGTAGATTCACTCACAAGTATTAAAACTGAAACAACTATCGCTGAGTTGTTGAACACCATTGCGTTTTCAAATGAAATAAAGGCACAATTTAACGCCCCCTTTCCTATCCCATCTATTGGTTCTATTCAAGGCTCAATCAAAGCTAATCTAGCCTTTAAAAATGGCATGATCCAATCCTATGATTTAGATGCTAATGGATTTTTTCATAGAAGCCTACCAATCGCGCTATTTGATAATCAACAAATCAAACCCTTTCAAGACTTTAAATTCTTGGCAAGCTCATCTCAAAAACAAGTAACAGAGATTGATAAACTTAACTCCTTACCTTTTAAACTGTCTATAAACTCAATCAATTCAATCAATTCAAAAAATGCGACTGATGCCGTTGCCAAACTTCAAGCAGAGGGTGTAGTTCAACTTTCTAAAACGCCAGAGTTAAACATAAATAGTGGGTTGCTAAATTTCTCGCAAGTTAATCTTGCTTTAACAAATCAAAAATTACTCAATGAGCTATCTGGCGAGATTCAATTGAATGGCAAGTTAGATGTTTCTAATATTAATCTGCAAATACCTAAATTTAATGTAACGGGTGTTTATTCAGATAAAGACCAAAACTTAGTTCTAAGCAAAATGCAGATTAATACAAATAATCTCATCCTGAACAGCAAACCAGCTTTGTTTTTAGATGAAATACAAGCTTCAGCGAAGTCGATTAACATTAAAGCAGATTTGAATTATTCGCCCAAAGACAAGCAACAGATATTAATGAAGAATATCGATTTAGTGCTGTCTAATCCAAAATTAGCACCTAAATTTGATGCAAAAAATCCAAATAACACTGACCATGTTAACAAACTGAATACAAAGCAATTCACCGCTAAATATATATTAAAAACAGATCGCGTTGAGCAACAAAACCTACAGCCACTTGCATGGACTTTGAGAGGCAAAATTCAATCCCAGCTACCAAATACATTAAGCTCAATCAATCAACTCAATATTCAAGGCAGTGTTTCAAATAAAGCAGGCCTGGTCGTTTTTCATAATGCTTTTTATAAACCTAACAATCTATACACTGATTGGGAAATCCCCAATATTTACCTCTTGGCAGGCAATCCAATTCAAAAAACCTTTAAAGATTGGCCTAAACTCCTCACCCTAGGAAGTGGCCAATTAAAAGCTAAAGGCAATACACAACTCAACTTATCCTCTTTAAATGATAATACCAATTTGCTAAATATCCTTTATACAAAGGCCGAAATAGATACCAAAGGTATAAGTGGCATTTATAATGAAACAACTCTAAACCAAGTAAGCAGCAAGATTAATTTAAGCTTAAATCATGGCGTTTTAAAAACAGAGTTTAATAACTTAGAAATTAAACAAATTAATCATGGTTTAATTTTTGGTCCCACCGTCTTTAACGGAAACTACCAAACATCGATTGATTCATGGTTACAAGGCAAACTCAAATTAACGCAATTTAATACTAAACTATTTAATGGTCAGGCCTGGTTAGACAATCAAACATTTGATTTAAGCCAACCGATTAACAGCCAACTTCATCTGTCTCAAATTGATATTAAAGCCTTATTAGAGCAATACCCATCAGCAGAAATTAAAGGTAGCGGTATTATTCATGGCAATTTACCATTTAGTCTAAACTTGCAAGAGCAGCCTTTTTTTACTCTAGATAAAGGAGCAATCAAAGCAAAGTCTCCTGGTGGATTAATACAATATAAAGCGGCTCCGAGCATTAAACAAACTCATCAAAGTATGCAGTTTGTGTTTACCGTACTTGAAGACTTTCATTATTCTGTTTTAGACAGTAATGTCACTTATGATGCCAATAAAACATTACACTTAACACTGCATTTACAAGGTAAAAATCCGAATGTTGAAAATGGTAGACAAGTCAATTTTAATATTAATTTAGAAGAGGACTTACCAGCCTTAATCACAACTATGCAGTTAAGTAATCAAGTTAGTGAAACCATTAAAAAACGCATCCAAGAAAAGCTTCAACAATAA
- a CDS encoding YnbE family lipoprotein: MLSHTTPMNLLTHQKKSLLSAFIIATFAFSSLTACTPSVQVALPNEPININLNVKIQHEILIKIDKQLDNMFSSSSGLF; the protein is encoded by the coding sequence ATGCTCTCACACACAACACCAATGAATTTATTAACCCATCAAAAAAAGAGCTTATTAAGTGCATTTATTATTGCAACCTTTGCCTTTAGCTCACTAACAGCTTGCACCCCTTCTGTTCAAGTTGCGTTACCTAATGAACCTATAAACATCAACTTAAACGTTAAGATTCAACATGAGATTCTAATTAAAATCGATAAACAACTCGATAACATGTTTAGCAGCTCTAGCGGCTTATTTTAG
- a CDS encoding YdbL family protein, with the protein MMTTLFKSTQVLMLSILLAFSANVWSMDLSAAMSQLGSAKSQGLVGEQPNGYLGVIKNQNDAQEVVKLINQARKEQYQKLAQNHNVPLSEIEVLAGKKAIQKTPSGLYIQIDGKWIKKP; encoded by the coding sequence ATGATGACTACTTTATTTAAATCGACACAAGTTTTAATGCTGAGCATTTTATTAGCTTTTTCTGCCAACGTTTGGTCAATGGATTTATCTGCAGCGATGAGTCAGTTAGGATCTGCTAAATCTCAAGGCCTGGTGGGTGAACAACCTAATGGCTATTTAGGTGTCATAAAAAACCAAAACGATGCTCAAGAAGTTGTAAAACTGATTAACCAAGCACGTAAAGAGCAATATCAAAAGCTTGCTCAAAACCATAACGTTCCTTTAAGTGAAATTGAAGTTTTAGCAGGTAAAAAAGCTATTCAAAAGACACCTTCTGGCTTATACATCCAAATAGATGGAAAATGGATTAAAAAACCCTAA
- a CDS encoding AsmA family protein, translated as MKAFGLILKVLAGFVAVIIIAVAVIVVTVDPNDYRDEITTLVKKETGRDFKVETMSLSIFPHLGINLESASLSNAKGFNDTPFIKIDKVQLGAAILPLLSKKLEVDTLTLHGLSLNLERNAEGKTNWDDLVKPSTETSDHEKKDNESSENPMDKLAALNFGGIDIKDGLVKWHDAQNQQDVTLKNLNLSSGAINFGEFFSIALSADTEVSKPELSNKLAINVEAKLDKDGQYAIRNLNIENTVSGKGIPVKQATTKINLPEFAIKDDVLSLPNLSIDYDVDGGESFPLEKIKGQLNITDLSGNIKNQSFSAKQIALNSDVKGESIPNGSATIDLNTSANIDLTKQTAELPKLTLKLLNLTADGSVKATQITSDAIVDANLNIAQTNLRDLLTQLKVTLPEMSDKTTLTKFAAKLGVQFASKTQAVKVNNLKLTLDDSELTGKASVSQFDAPNISYDLALNKINVNRYLPPKSEKATPAPETKATEEAKIELPVELLRKLTIDGTIKVGSATYDKLNPKNIIMTTKGSKGKLTVNPLKADIFNTQAVVIAGLDVSGKIPKYSVKTNTKNLPIGDVLLAVADTDKVQGTGTVNADITTKGERVSEFKKNLNGTAKVNLKDGAIKGFNLAQTIRDAQAKISGKPATVQDKTPQTDFSSLIADVTIKNGVVNTNTLSAQAPFMRVNGSGTVDIAKEQLNYLVKTKIVASDKGQGGEDLKDLNGLTIPVKLKGNLTDPSISLDLASLIEGKAKAEIEKKKDEVVKDVQKKVEDKLKDSLLKGFKF; from the coding sequence ATGAAAGCATTTGGTTTAATTCTTAAAGTTTTAGCTGGTTTCGTTGCCGTAATTATTATTGCCGTTGCGGTAATTGTGGTTACAGTCGATCCAAATGATTACCGTGATGAAATTACCACCTTAGTCAAAAAAGAGACAGGCCGCGACTTTAAAGTTGAAACGATGAGTCTTTCAATCTTTCCGCATCTAGGAATTAACTTAGAATCCGCATCACTCAGCAATGCAAAAGGATTTAATGACACTCCATTTATAAAAATAGACAAAGTCCAACTCGGTGCAGCCATACTGCCGTTACTGAGCAAAAAACTAGAAGTGGACACTCTTACCCTGCACGGACTTTCATTAAATCTTGAACGCAACGCTGAAGGTAAAACCAACTGGGATGACTTAGTTAAACCAAGCACAGAAACAAGCGATCATGAGAAAAAAGACAACGAGTCTTCTGAAAACCCAATGGATAAATTGGCCGCTTTAAATTTTGGCGGAATTGATATCAAAGATGGTCTTGTAAAATGGCATGATGCACAAAACCAGCAAGATGTGACCTTAAAAAACCTAAACCTTAGTAGTGGTGCAATTAATTTTGGTGAGTTCTTTTCTATCGCCCTATCTGCTGATACTGAAGTAAGTAAGCCAGAACTGTCTAATAAATTAGCCATCAATGTAGAAGCTAAACTAGATAAAGACGGTCAGTATGCCATTCGCAACCTGAACATTGAAAATACGGTTAGCGGTAAAGGCATCCCAGTTAAGCAGGCCACAACTAAAATTAATCTACCCGAATTTGCAATTAAAGACGATGTGCTTTCTCTCCCTAACCTATCAATTGATTATGATGTGGACGGTGGAGAATCATTCCCTTTAGAAAAAATTAAAGGGCAACTAAATATCACCGATTTAAGCGGAAATATTAAAAACCAGTCTTTTAGTGCCAAACAGATTGCTTTAAATTCAGACGTTAAAGGAGAAAGTATTCCTAATGGTTCGGCTACTATTGATCTTAATACCTCCGCTAACATCGATCTTACAAAACAAACTGCTGAGCTTCCTAAACTGACTTTAAAACTATTAAATTTAACCGCAGATGGAAGTGTAAAAGCCACTCAAATCACTTCTGATGCAATTGTTGATGCCAACTTGAATATTGCTCAAACCAATTTACGTGACCTACTTACACAACTGAAAGTCACCTTACCTGAAATGAGCGATAAAACCACGTTAACTAAGTTTGCAGCTAAGTTAGGCGTGCAATTTGCGAGTAAAACCCAAGCCGTTAAAGTCAACAACCTAAAACTGACTTTAGACGACAGTGAACTAACAGGTAAGGCATCGGTCAGCCAGTTTGATGCGCCAAATATCAGTTATGATTTAGCGTTAAATAAAATTAATGTAAATCGTTATTTACCGCCTAAATCAGAAAAAGCTACTCCTGCTCCAGAAACAAAGGCAACTGAAGAGGCCAAAATTGAACTGCCTGTTGAATTACTGCGTAAATTAACAATTGATGGAACAATCAAAGTAGGTAGTGCAACTTACGATAAACTCAACCCAAAAAATATCATTATGACGACAAAAGGTTCGAAGGGTAAATTAACGGTGAACCCTCTTAAAGCTGATATTTTCAATACTCAAGCAGTTGTTATAGCAGGTTTAGATGTAAGTGGAAAAATACCTAAATATAGCGTTAAAACTAACACCAAGAATTTACCAATTGGCGATGTGCTACTTGCCGTTGCCGATACCGACAAAGTTCAAGGAACTGGTACAGTTAATGCCGATATAACCACCAAAGGTGAACGTGTAAGTGAATTTAAGAAAAATCTAAACGGAACTGCCAAAGTGAATTTAAAAGACGGTGCTATTAAAGGCTTTAACTTAGCTCAAACGATTCGTGACGCTCAAGCTAAAATCAGCGGTAAACCAGCAACCGTTCAAGATAAAACACCACAAACAGACTTTAGCTCTTTAATTGCCGATGTCACTATTAAAAATGGTGTCGTGAATACTAATACACTGTCTGCTCAAGCACCTTTTATGCGTGTTAATGGTTCAGGAACAGTAGATATTGCCAAAGAACAACTTAACTATCTTGTTAAAACAAAAATTGTTGCTTCAGATAAAGGCCAAGGGGGTGAAGATCTTAAGGATTTAAATGGTTTAACCATTCCAGTTAAACTTAAAGGAAATTTAACAGATCCTTCTATCTCTCTTGATTTAGCCTCTTTAATTGAGGGCAAAGCCAAAGCCGAAATTGAAAAGAAAAAAGATGAAGTTGTGAAAGATGTTCAGAAAAAAGTAGAAGATAAACTGAAAGACTCTTTATTAAAAGGCTTTAAATTCTAA